From a single Pelodiscus sinensis isolate JC-2024 chromosome 4, ASM4963464v1, whole genome shotgun sequence genomic region:
- the LOC102459773 gene encoding olfactory receptor-like protein OLF2, giving the protein MEEGNHSVVTEFILSGLTDRPELQLPVFLLFLLIYVTTLICNSGMILLITIDPQLHSPMYFFLRTLSFCDLCCSTVIAPKMLQTFLAERKSIPYIACAVQMYCFLVCIDVECLLLAVMAYDRYVAICNPLLYTVTMSKQRCNLMVAGVCAVGLVDATILTCCTFQLSFCRSNIINHFFCEMPPLLALSCSDTRINEIAMFASTCYTAVITSVIILLSYACIISAILQIRSAEGRRKAFSTCTSHLTAVGMFHGSLIFMTLRPTSSYSMDTDKIASLFYTLMIPMLNPLIYSLRNREVKHALGKVMNKLLKNF; this is encoded by the coding sequence atggaagagggaaatcactcggtggtgactgagttcattctctcaggactgacagataGACCGGAGTTGCAGCTCCCCGTGTTTTtgttgttcctactgatttatgttaCTACTCTGATCTGTAATAGTGGGATGATCTTGTTAATCACAATTGACCCACAACTTCATagccccatgtactttttcctcaggACTTTGTCTTTTTGTGATTTATGCTGTTCCACAGTAATAGCCCCTAAGATGCTACAGACTTTCCTAGCTGAAAGGAAAAGCATTCCGTATATTGCCtgtgctgtgcaaatgtattGCTTCCTTGTTTGTATAGACgttgagtgtctcttgctggctgtgatggcgtatgaccgttatgtggccatctgtaacccactgCTCTATACAGTCACTATGTCCAAGCAGCGTTGTAACCTGATGGTGGCCGGGGTGTGTGCTGTGGGGCTGGTGGATGCAACGATACTCACATGTTGTACCTTTCAGCTGTCATTCTGCCGCTCCAACATCATCAACCATTTCTTCTGTGAAATGCCCCCCCTGCTggcgctctcctgctctgacacccgcaTCAATGAGATTGCGATGTTTGCCTCTACGTGTTATACTGCAGTGATTACCAGTGTGATTATCCTCCTCTCCTACGCCTGTATCATCTCCGCCATCCTGCAGATCCGCTCTGCTGAGGGCCggcgcaaagccttctccacctgcacttCTCACTTGACCGCAGTGGGCATGTTTCATGGCTCTCTCATTTTTATGACTCTCCGACCAACCTCAAGCTATTCAATGGACACCGACAAAATAGCCTCATTGTTTTACACGCTGatgatccccatgttgaaccccctcatctacagcctgaggaacagggaagTAAAGCACGCCCTGGGGAAAGTAATGAATAAACTCCTAAAGAATTTCTGA
- the LOC142829339 gene encoding olfactory receptor 8U9-like → MEEGNHSVVTEFILSGLTDRRELQVPMFLLFLLIYLATMMCNGGMILLITIDPQLHTPMYFFLRTLSLCDLCCSTVIAPKMLQTFLAERKSILYTACAVQMYFFLVCVDIECLLLAVMAYDRYVAICNPLLYMITMSRQRCNQLVAGVCAVGLVDALILICCTFRLSFCSSNIIRHFFCGIVPLLPLSCSDTRISEIVMFASACYTVVITSVIILLSYACIISTILQIPSAEGRRKPFSTCASHLTTVGMFYGTLIFMSLRPTSRNSMDTDKIASVFYTLVIPMLNPLIYSLRNREVKDALKKAMNKLLRNS, encoded by the coding sequence atggaagagggaaatcactcggtggtgactgagttcattctctcaggactgacagatcgtcGGGAGCTGCAGGTCCCCATGTTTTtgttgttcctactgatttaCCTTGCCACTATGATGTGTAATGGTGGGATGATCTTGTTAATCACAATAGACCCACAactgcacacccccatgtactttttcctcaggACTTTGTCTTTATGTGATCTCTGCTGTTCCACAGTAATAGCCCCTAAAATGCTGCAGACGTTCTTAGCTGAGAGGAAAAGCATTTTGTACACTGCCtgtgctgtgcaaatgtatttcttcCTTGTTTGTGTAGATattgagtgtctcttgctggctgtgatggcgtatgaccgttatgtggccatctgtaacccgctgctcTATATGATCACTATGTCCAGGCAGCGGTGtaaccagctggtggctggggtgtgCGCTGTGGGGTTGGTGGATGCGTTGATACTCATATGTTGTACATTTCGGCTGTCATTCTGCAGCTCCAACATCATCAGGCATTTCTTCTGTGGCATCGTCCCATTGCTGCcactctcctgctctgacacccgcaTCAGTGAGATTGTGATGTTTGCTTCTGCATGTTACACTGTAGTGATCACTAGTGTGATCATCCTCCTCTCCTATGCCTGTATAATCTCCACCATCCTTCAGATCCCATCTGCTGAGGGCCGGCGCAAACCCTTCTCCACCTGCGCTTCTCACTTGACCACAGTGGGCATGTTTTATGGCACTCTCATTTTTATGTCCCTCCGACCGACCTCCAGAAATTCTATGGACACAGACAAAATAGCCTCAGTATTCTACACGctggtgatccccatgttgaacccccttatctacagcctgaggaacagggaggtgaaggacgctcTGAAGAAAGCCATGAATAAACTCCTAAGGAATTCCTga
- the LOC102460015 gene encoding olfactory receptor-like protein OLF2: MEEGNYSVVTEFILSGLTDRPELQVPLFVLFLLIYVITLVCNGGMILLITIDPELHTPMYVFLRSLSFCDLCCSTVIAPKMLQTFLAERKSISYIACALQLYFFLFFVDIECVLLSVMAYDRYVAICKPLLYTVIMSRQRCNQLVAGVCTVGLVNAMIHTCFTFRLSFCRSNIINHFFCGIAPLLPLSCSDTHINGILIFAATFYMVVITIGTILLSYGYIISAILRIRSAEGRWKSFSTCTSHLTAVVMYHGILIFMTFQPTSSYSLETDKITSVFYALGIPMLNPLIYSLRNRQVKNALRKTMNKLLRNF; encoded by the coding sequence atggaagagggaaattattcagtggtgactgagttcattctctcaggactgacagatcgtccGGAGCTCCAGGTCCCCCTGTTCgtgttgttcctactgatttatgttaTCACCCTGGTCTGTAATGGGGGGATGATCTTGTTAATCACAATTGACCCAgaactccacacccccatgtacgtTTTCCTCAGGAGTTTGTctttttgtgatctctgctgttcCACAGTAATAgcccctaagatgctgcagaCTTTCCTAGCTGAGAGGAAAAGCATTTCGTACATTGCCTGTGCTTTGCAActgtatttctttcttttctttgtagATATTGAGTGTGTTTTGCTGTCTGTGATGGcctatgaccgttatgtggccatctgtaaacCGCTGCTCTATACAGTCATCATGTCTAGGCAGCGTTGtaaccagctggtggctggggtgtgtACTGTGGGGCTGGTTAATGCAATGATACACACGTGTTTTACATTTCGTCTTTCATTTTGTCGCTCCAACATCATCAATCATTTCTTTTGTGGCATCGCCCCATTGCTGCCGCTCTCCTGCTCGGACACCCACATCAATGGGATTCTGATTTTTGCTGCTACATTTTATATGGTGGTGATCACCATTGGGACCATCCTCCTCTCCTATGGCTACATCATCTCCGCCATCCTGCGGATCCGCTCTGCTGAGGGCCGGTGGAAATCCTTCTCCACATGCACCTCTCACTTGACCGCAGTGGTCATGTATCATGGCATTCTCATTTTTATGACTTTCCAACCCACCTCCAGCTATTCCTTGGAAACAGACAAAATAACCTCCGTGTTCTACGCGTTGGggatccccatgttgaaccccctcatctacagcctgaggaacaggcaGGTGAAGAATGCCTTgagaaaaacaatgaataaaCTCCTAAGGAATTTCTGA
- the LOC142829340 gene encoding olfactory receptor-like protein OLF2, with the protein MEEGNHSVVSEFILSGLSDSAELQVLLFVLFLLIYVTTLVCNGGMIFLITIDPQLHTPMYFFLRSLSFCDLCCSTVIAPKMLQTFLTEKKSISYIACAVQMYCFLVCVDVECLLLAVMAYDRYVAICNPLLYTVTMSRQRCGQLVAGVCAVGLVDAMILTCCTFQLSFCRSNIIRHFYCEMPFVMGLSCSDTRITETVLFVSTCFTVVIITVTILLSYVLIISTILQIRSAEGRRKAFSTCACHLTAVVIFQGTLIFMSFRPTSSNSMDTDKIASLFYTLVIPMLNPLIYSLRNREVKGALKKAINKLPTNS; encoded by the coding sequence ATGGAAGAAGGAAATCATTCGGTGGTGAgtgagttcattctctcaggtCTCTCAGACAGTGCAGAACTGCAAGTTCTTCTGTTTGTGTTGTTCCTACTAATTTATGTTACCACCCTGGTCTGTAATGGGGGGATGATCTTCTTAATCACAATTGACCCACAACtacacacccccatgtactttttcctcaggagtttgtctttctgtgatctctgctgttcTACAGTAATAGCCCCTAAAATGCTGCAGACTTTCTTAACTGAGAAGAAAAGCATTTCGTACATTGCTtgtgctgtgcaaatgtattGCTTCCTTGTTTGTGTAGATGTTGAGTGTCTCTTACTGGCTGTGATGGCATacgaccgttatgtggccatctgtaacccactgCTCTATACGGTCACCATGTCCAGGCAGCGTTGTGgccagctggtggctggagtTTGTGCTGTGGGGTTGGTGGATGCAATGATACTCACATGTTGTACCTTTCAGCTGTCATTCTGTCGCTCCAACATCATCAGGCATTTCTACTGTGAAATGCCCTTTGTGATGGGGCTGTCCTGCTCTGACACACGCATCACTGAGACTGTGCTGTTTGTTTCTACGTGTTTCACTGTGGTGATCATCACTGTGACCATCCTCCTCTCCTATGTCCtcatcatctccaccatcctgcagatccgctctgccgagggccggcgcaaagccttctccacctgcgcttGCCACTTGACAGCGGTGGTCATTTTTCAAGGCACCCTCATTTTTATGTCTTTCCGGCCAACCTCCAGCAATTCCATGGACACGGACAAAATAGCCTCATTGTTCTACACActggtgatccccatgttgaaccccctcatctacagcctgaggaacagggaggtgaaagGTGCCCTGAAGAAAGCCATTAATAAACTTCCAACCAATTCCTGA
- the LOC102460498 gene encoding olfactory receptor-like protein OLF2 — translation MKAGNYSLVTEFILSGLTDRPELQVPLFVLFLLIYVTTLLCNGGMILIITIDPQLHTPMYFFLRSLSFCDLCCSTVIAPKMLQTFLAEKKSISYIACAVQMYCFLVCVDVECLLLAVMAYDRYVAICNPLLYTVTMSRQRCELLVAGVCAVGLVDTLILTCCTFQLSFCSSNIIRHFYCEMPFVMGLSCSDTRITETVMFASTCYTVVITGVIILLSYVLIISTILQIRSAEGRRKAFSTCASHLTAVVIFQGTVTFMSFRPTSSNSMDMDKIASLFYTLVIPMLNPLIYSLRNMEVKAALRKVMNKLPTNS, via the coding sequence ATGAAAGCGGGAAATTACTCATtggtgactgagttcattctctcaggactgacagatcgtccAGAGCTCCAGGTCCCCCTGTTTgtgttgttcctactgatttatgttaCCACTCTGCTCTGTAATGGGGGGATGATCTTGATAATTACAATTGACCCACAactgcacacccccatgtactttttcctcaggagtttgtctttctgtgatctctgctgttcCACAGTAATTgcccctaagatgctgcagaCTTTCTTAGCTGAGAAGAAAAGCATTTCGTACATTGCTtgtgctgtgcaaatgtattGCTTCCTTGTTTGTGTAGATgttgagtgtctcttgctggctgtgatggcatacgaccgttatgtggccatctgtaacccactgCTCTATACGGTCACCATGTCCAGGCAGCGTTGTGAGCTGCTGGTGGCTGGGGTTTGTGCTGTGGGGTTGGTGGATACATTGATACTTACATGTTGTACCTTTCAGCTGTCATTCTGCAGCTCCAACATCATCAGGCATTTCTACTGTGAAATGCCCTTTGTTATGGGGCTGTCCTGCTCTGACACACGCATCACTGAGACTGTGATGTTTGCTTCTACATGTTACACTGTGGTGATCACCGGTGTGATTATCCTCCTCTCCTATGTCCtcatcatctccaccatcctgcaGATCCGCTCAGCTGAGGGCCggcgcaaagccttctccacctgtgcTTCCCACTTGACAGCGGTGGTCATTTTTCAAGGCACCGTTACTTTTATGTCTTTCCGGCCAACCTCCAGCAATTCCATGGACATGGACAAAATAGCCTCATTGTTCTACACGctggtgatccccatgttgaaccccctcatctacagcctgaggaacatgGAGGTGAAAGCTGCCCTGAGGAAAGTCATGAATAAACTTCCAACCAATTCCTGA
- the LOC102460741 gene encoding olfactory receptor 5AR1-like, with protein sequence MEEGNHSVVTEFILSGLTDHPELQVPLFVLFLLIYVTTQVCNGGMVLLIMTDPQLHSPMYFFLRSLSFCDLCSSTVIAPKLLQIFLAERKSISHTACAVQMYFFLVCVDIECLLLAVMAYDRYVAICNPLLYTVTMSRQRCGQLVAGVCAVGLVDAMILTCSTFQLSFCHSNISNFCCDVPPLLALSCSDTHINEILLFASMCYTVMISVVTILLSYVCIFSTILRIRSAKGRHKAFSTCACHLTAVGMFHGSLIFMTFQPSSSYSTGTDKIASVFYTLVSPMLNPLIYSLRNREVKDAVRKARNKLLTNS encoded by the coding sequence atggaagagggaaatcactccgtggtgactgagttcattctctcaggatTGACAGATCACCCGGAGCTACAGGTCCCTCTGTTTGTGTTGTTCCTATTGATTTATGTTACCACCCAGGTCTGTAATGGGGGGATGGTCTTGTTAATCATGACTGACCCACAACTCCActcccccatgtactttttcctcaggAGTTTGTCTTTTTGTGATCTTTGCAGTTCCACAGTAATTGCCCCTAAGTTGCTGCAGATTTTCTTAGCTGAGAGGAAAAGCATTTCTCACACTGCCTGcgctgtgcaaatgtatttcttcCTTGTTTGCGTAGATattgagtgtctcttgctggctgtgatggcgtatgaccgttatgtggccatctgtaacccccTGCTCTATACGGTCACCATGTCCAGGCAGCGTTGtggccagctggtggctggggtgtgCGCTGTAGGTTTGGTGGATGCAATGATACTCACATGTTCTACGTTTCAGCTGTCATTCTGTCACTCAAATATCAGCAATTTCTGCTGTGACGTACCCCCCTTGCTGGCGCTCTCCTGCTCTGATACCCACATCAATGAGATTTTGTTGTTTGCATCCATGTGCTACACTGTAATGATCAGCGTGGTGACCATCCTCCTCTCCTATGTCTGTATCTTCTCCACCATCCTGCGGATCCGCTCTGCCAagggccggcacaaagccttctccacctgcgcttGTCATTTGACCGCAGTGGGCATGTTTCATGGCTCTCTCATTTTTATGACTTTCCAACCGAGCTCCAGCTATTCCACGGGCACAGACAAAATAGCCTCAGTATTCTACACACTGGTGAGCCCCAtgctgaaccccctcatctacagcctgaggaacagggaggtgaaggacgccGTGAGGAAAGCCAGGAACAAACTTCTAACCAATTCCTGA